One genomic window of Halobellus limi includes the following:
- a CDS encoding NPCBM/NEW2 domain-containing protein yields MKKRTTPNGSSEESARNEHRISRRDVLRGTSALGVAGMASSLTVGRAQAAPDDTTFVSVPDMYNWDIANPQSGWEDAIDWFFNQLTSVEGAEFALSAGDIMDARWWSDKQQVETLADEYWVGYKQRFENSNLPVYVAPGDHERGDNDWPDWKLDLVPTFEQKFVEIFDHPTNGPTGKEELAYYFVEDNALFVTVDTWELKNGEVHLSVTGDQLTWFENTLSNHQDKDFIVVQGHVPVIPGVNTRNSSGLYLEGGQSSAFWQTMKQYGVDAYLCGEHHAITTDKVDGIWQIVHGSLWGTHTNLNYLVGTVGSDTLELELKEFDVSYGGGYIDHINRGDTNAPREEVTISASAKQNGPTTVESITIDSSAPDNPDSGGCPVTKTVPDLTDNGNDGTIEGNVSQVSAYDGDGLQFNDGGYVTVAESPSIDVTDPPFTVECWVKPTDPKAGGNGYEPYVTKVGETGQYSLHRTSLANDANGQLEFAVSSEGEFYTPRSPVPDDWQGTWHHLAGVYDGSAVKLYVDGAEKDSVPFSGTLADTTSPVEIGRNFGNPTRQLTDGTVVDRVRIHRAGLTASELDQSDPAGSENSVLWFDFESIDTDATGAPTSDTYLSDLEAIDFTVGYTFEDFGRDEAVSGNALQVDGQTYDKGIGTHATSEIRYCLDRNVARFQAQVGMDEKGGEFTGGAAGGNGVVFRVLGDGQIITEEGPVTHPEGPVSIDIDVSDVSVLTLVADGGGDTSYDHADWLQARVTTQTVPEAIAGPDGTVGFQEVQEAINMWAREDPVPGTGGETIGFQQIQEIINLWSTGGTVGDDSEATSQSLASMIGPGGE; encoded by the coding sequence ATGAAGAAACGAACCACCCCGAACGGTTCTTCGGAGGAATCGGCGCGGAACGAGCATCGCATTAGTCGGAGAGACGTGCTTCGCGGAACGTCGGCACTCGGCGTCGCCGGGATGGCGTCCAGTCTGACCGTTGGACGGGCCCAGGCGGCACCTGACGACACCACCTTCGTGAGCGTTCCGGATATGTACAACTGGGACATCGCGAATCCTCAGTCCGGCTGGGAGGACGCGATCGACTGGTTCTTCAACCAGCTCACGTCCGTGGAAGGCGCCGAGTTCGCCCTCTCCGCGGGAGACATTATGGACGCCCGCTGGTGGTCCGACAAACAGCAGGTCGAGACGCTGGCAGACGAATACTGGGTCGGATACAAACAGCGATTCGAGAACAGCAACCTCCCGGTGTACGTCGCTCCGGGTGACCACGAGCGGGGCGACAACGACTGGCCCGACTGGAAGCTGGACCTGGTCCCCACGTTCGAACAGAAGTTCGTGGAGATCTTCGATCATCCCACGAACGGCCCGACGGGAAAGGAGGAACTGGCCTACTACTTCGTCGAGGACAACGCGCTGTTCGTCACGGTAGACACGTGGGAACTGAAGAACGGAGAGGTGCATCTGAGCGTTACCGGCGACCAGCTCACCTGGTTCGAGAACACCCTCTCGAACCACCAGGACAAGGACTTCATCGTCGTTCAGGGCCACGTACCAGTCATTCCCGGCGTCAACACCCGGAATTCGAGCGGCCTCTACCTGGAGGGGGGCCAGTCGTCCGCGTTCTGGCAGACGATGAAGCAGTACGGTGTCGACGCCTACCTGTGTGGCGAACACCACGCCATCACCACCGACAAGGTCGACGGCATCTGGCAGATCGTTCACGGGTCCCTCTGGGGGACGCACACGAACCTGAACTACCTCGTGGGAACCGTGGGGTCGGACACGCTCGAACTCGAACTCAAGGAGTTCGACGTGAGTTACGGCGGTGGCTACATCGACCACATCAATCGAGGCGATACGAACGCGCCCCGAGAGGAGGTCACGATCTCCGCCAGTGCCAAGCAGAACGGTCCCACCACTGTCGAGTCGATCACGATCGACAGCTCGGCGCCCGACAACCCAGACAGCGGGGGTTGTCCGGTCACCAAAACCGTGCCCGACCTGACCGATAATGGGAACGACGGGACGATCGAAGGAAACGTGTCGCAGGTCTCTGCCTACGACGGCGACGGCTTGCAGTTCAACGACGGCGGGTACGTTACTGTCGCGGAGAGTCCCAGCATCGACGTAACGGATCCGCCGTTCACGGTGGAGTGCTGGGTGAAACCCACCGACCCGAAAGCCGGCGGGAACGGGTACGAACCCTACGTCACGAAGGTCGGTGAAACAGGTCAGTACTCGCTCCACCGGACCTCCCTGGCGAACGACGCGAACGGCCAACTCGAATTCGCGGTCAGCTCCGAGGGAGAGTTCTACACGCCCCGGTCGCCCGTCCCCGACGACTGGCAGGGAACCTGGCATCACCTCGCCGGTGTGTACGACGGCAGCGCTGTCAAACTCTACGTCGACGGCGCGGAGAAAGACAGCGTCCCGTTCTCGGGAACGCTCGCGGACACGACGAGCCCGGTTGAAATCGGCCGTAACTTCGGAAATCCGACGCGGCAACTCACGGACGGAACGGTCGTCGACCGGGTTCGAATCCACCGGGCAGGACTCACTGCGAGCGAACTCGACCAGTCGGATCCTGCCGGGAGCGAAAACTCCGTCCTCTGGTTCGACTTCGAGTCGATCGATACCGACGCGACCGGTGCACCGACGAGCGACACGTATCTGAGTGATCTCGAGGCGATCGATTTCACTGTCGGCTACACCTTCGAGGATTTCGGCAGGGACGAGGCCGTCTCCGGCAACGCGCTACAGGTCGACGGACAGACGTACGACAAAGGTATCGGGACGCACGCGACCTCCGAGATACGATACTGCCTGGATCGGAACGTTGCCCGGTTCCAGGCCCAGGTCGGTATGGACGAGAAAGGAGGCGAGTTCACCGGCGGAGCTGCAGGCGGAAACGGCGTCGTCTTCCGGGTGCTCGGTGACGGGCAGATCATCACCGAGGAGGGCCCGGTGACCCATCCTGAAGGACCAGTCTCCATCGATATCGACGTTTCCGACGTCAGCGTGCTCACGCTCGTCGCCGACGGCGGCGGCGATACCTCGTACGACCACGCCGACTGGTTGCAAGCGCGCGTCACGACCCAGACAGTCCCCGAGGCGATCGCGGGTCCGGACGGGACGGTGGGCTTCCAGGAGGTCCAGGAGGCCATCAATATGTGGGCGAGAGAGGATCCCGTGCCGGGAACCGGTGGCGAGACCATCGGCTTCCAGCAGATACAGGAGATCATCAACCTCTGGTCGACCGGCGGCACCGTCGGCGACGACAGTGAAGCCACGTCGCAATCGTTGGCGTCGATGATCGGCCCGGGGGGTGAGTGA
- a CDS encoding PKD domain-containing protein — protein MAAEPGVSISQTATSGTTVAPGETITIEATIDYTDVNGPGINATVPDGWSVTSHTDDGGTYGPPQPAWVWLDGGEAGATGNHTVSYTVQVPTDASEGEYTFSAVGSAGNPAGGPLLESTDELTVTVQDNQQPSASFSASPTDPEVGQSVTFDASASSDSDGSIDTYAWDFDGDGTTDATAATATTSHTYDTNGTYTATLTVTDDDGKTATDTVDVTVQSPAPTLNPSVSVTQTATSPTTVQPGDIVSVETTIDYTDVNAPGIDVTLPDGWSVTSHTDDGGTYGPPQPAWVWGQQGSETGITGFNTVTYTVQVPVGTSSGDYTIAAEGSGVDPSDDSFVTDTTDLTVSVQEPTNQDPTAVFSATPSDPEVGQTVTLDASGSSDSDGAIASYEWNFGDGTTATGASPSHAYDSAGTYTVTLTVTDDDGAIDTTTQQVTVSEPPNQSPSAAFTASPSDPTVDQKVTLDASGSNDADGSIQSYEWTIETPGTTGDTTLLDTDFESGSLSAAGWSHGSTDGTASAGVSDATSNSGSLSAFHHGGAGALVSPAVDAAGTQSIEINYWVQKGHDDFSENPDANDEEDLVVEYLSSSGDWVEIGRIESTVSPGAIVEESVVISDAAAFHDSLQVRFRQQGADATNGDYWHVDDVAISATTDETQDITMTNETTTFTPLTAGDYEVTLTVTDDDGATDSTTQTVTVDEQAPDDQSISQAVASLNDAGDDSVIGTQEIQQAIDLWVDDDPVPRTDGETISTAQMQQLIDMWVEDETVDAANGGGN, from the coding sequence GTGGCAGCAGAACCAGGCGTATCGATCTCTCAGACGGCCACGTCGGGAACGACGGTGGCCCCCGGGGAAACGATCACAATAGAAGCAACTATCGACTACACAGACGTCAACGGACCCGGAATCAACGCCACAGTTCCCGACGGTTGGTCCGTCACGAGCCACACCGACGACGGCGGCACGTACGGACCCCCCCAGCCCGCGTGGGTCTGGCTGGATGGCGGCGAGGCCGGTGCGACCGGGAATCACACCGTCTCCTACACGGTTCAGGTCCCCACGGACGCCTCAGAAGGTGAGTACACGTTCTCTGCCGTCGGATCGGCCGGCAACCCCGCCGGCGGACCGCTTCTGGAGAGCACCGACGAACTGACCGTCACGGTCCAGGACAACCAACAGCCGAGTGCCTCGTTCAGCGCGTCGCCGACCGATCCCGAAGTCGGCCAGTCAGTGACCTTCGACGCCTCGGCGTCGAGCGATTCCGACGGGTCGATCGACACCTACGCGTGGGACTTCGACGGCGACGGAACGACTGACGCCACGGCTGCCACCGCAACGACGTCGCACACCTACGACACCAACGGAACCTACACCGCGACGCTCACCGTCACCGACGACGACGGTAAGACCGCGACCGACACGGTCGACGTGACCGTCCAGTCGCCCGCACCGACTCTGAACCCGAGCGTTTCGGTCACCCAGACGGCCACCTCGCCGACCACGGTCCAGCCCGGTGACATAGTCTCCGTCGAGACGACCATCGACTACACCGACGTCAACGCCCCCGGCATCGACGTCACACTCCCCGACGGCTGGTCCGTCACGAGCCACACCGACGACGGCGGCACATACGGTCCCCCACAGCCCGCCTGGGTCTGGGGCCAACAGGGCTCTGAGACCGGTATCACCGGGTTCAACACTGTCACGTACACGGTACAGGTGCCCGTCGGCACCTCGTCCGGCGACTACACGATCGCAGCCGAGGGTTCCGGCGTCGATCCCAGTGACGATTCGTTCGTGACCGATACGACCGACCTGACCGTCTCCGTTCAGGAACCCACTAACCAGGATCCGACGGCGGTGTTCTCGGCGACGCCGTCCGATCCCGAAGTTGGACAGACGGTGACGCTGGACGCCTCGGGGTCGAGCGACTCCGACGGCGCGATCGCGAGCTACGAGTGGAACTTCGGCGACGGGACCACCGCCACCGGCGCGTCTCCCTCGCACGCCTACGACAGCGCGGGCACGTACACGGTGACGCTCACCGTGACCGACGACGACGGCGCGATCGATACGACGACCCAGCAGGTGACCGTCAGCGAACCGCCGAACCAGAGTCCGTCGGCTGCGTTCACCGCGTCGCCGTCCGACCCCACTGTCGATCAGAAAGTGACTCTCGACGCGTCCGGTTCGAACGACGCCGACGGCTCGATCCAGAGCTACGAATGGACGATCGAGACGCCCGGCACGACGGGCGATACCACGCTCCTCGACACCGACTTCGAGTCGGGCTCGCTTTCGGCGGCTGGCTGGAGTCACGGATCGACTGACGGGACGGCGTCGGCCGGCGTGAGCGATGCCACGTCGAACTCGGGCAGTCTGTCGGCGTTCCACCACGGTGGCGCCGGCGCGCTGGTCTCCCCGGCGGTCGACGCCGCGGGGACGCAGTCGATCGAGATCAACTACTGGGTCCAGAAGGGCCACGACGACTTCAGCGAAAATCCCGACGCGAACGACGAAGAGGATCTCGTCGTCGAATACCTGTCTTCCAGCGGCGACTGGGTCGAGATCGGTCGAATCGAATCGACGGTTTCGCCCGGTGCGATCGTCGAGGAGAGCGTCGTGATCTCGGACGCCGCTGCATTCCACGACAGCTTGCAGGTTCGCTTCCGCCAGCAAGGCGCTGACGCAACCAACGGTGACTACTGGCACGTTGACGATGTCGCGATCTCCGCGACGACCGATGAAACTCAGGACATAACGATGACAAACGAAACGACGACATTCACTCCGTTGACGGCCGGTGACTACGAGGTCACGCTCACTGTCACCGACGACGACGGCGCAACGGACTCGACGACGCAGACGGTCACTGTAGACGAACAGGCACCTGACGATCAATCCATCTCCCAGGCCGTCGCGAGCCTGAACGACGCCGGCGACGACTCCGTCATCGGAACTCAGGAGATCCAGCAGGCGATCGATCTCTGGGTTGACGACGATCCAGTCCCGAGAACCGACGGTGAGACCATCTCGACCGCGCAGATGCAACAGCTCATCGATATGTGGGTTGAGGACGAGACGGTCGACGCCGCCAACGGAGGTGGGAACTGA
- a CDS encoding PKD domain-containing protein: MEQSAAQSVASPGQTVTIETTINASSYNAPALAVDLPDGWSIQSQSAQGPATFKPSTNEWVWLSGDEYTVTYTVSVPTDAADGDYTITADGSAIDPSDDSFVNNGASTTITVQTQPTNQPPNADAGDDQTVDEGATVTLDGSGSDDSDGDSLSYSWSVTDDAGTGVTLSDASSEGPSFTAPDVDGDETLTFQVQVSDGQTSDTDTVEVTVQDTDTDDPEPAADVTVSQSAQAASVAPGETVTFDATISTTAANAPALDVTLPAGWSIQSQSAQGPATFKPSTQEWVWLAGGDYTVTYTVAVPSDATDGQYTVTADGSAVNQATDKFVTDSTTTSVTVQTQPTNQPPSAAFTASPTDPEVGQSVSFDASASNDPDGSIQSYEWDFDGDGTVDATGESGTYAYVSAGDYDVTLTVTDDDGATASTTQTVTVSEMPDSDLSTAVSLSPDEDLIAVNGASTFDVVVEDADGGVGVYSLSLSVDDDSTATITDVSVDDDATTDIQIAPDNASATVEVALLDTEQNGSVTVANVTVAGQSAGTTDLELDVAALGTESGQAYNVTATNGASITVSELVVGNSKAPAQDPDGDGAHEDVDGDGDVDVLDVQVLFVERNSAVVQNSPDAFDFNGDGEFDILDVQALFYQEIVL, translated from the coding sequence GTGGAACAGAGCGCGGCCCAGTCGGTGGCTTCACCAGGGCAGACGGTCACGATCGAAACGACGATCAACGCCAGCAGTTACAACGCGCCGGCGCTAGCGGTCGATCTCCCCGACGGGTGGTCGATCCAGAGCCAGTCCGCGCAGGGGCCAGCAACGTTCAAGCCCTCTACCAACGAGTGGGTTTGGTTGTCCGGTGACGAGTATACCGTCACCTACACCGTGTCGGTCCCCACCGACGCGGCCGACGGTGACTACACCATCACCGCCGACGGATCGGCGATCGATCCGTCCGACGATAGCTTCGTAAACAACGGTGCGTCAACGACGATCACCGTCCAGACGCAACCGACGAACCAGCCGCCGAACGCAGACGCAGGTGACGACCAGACGGTCGACGAAGGAGCGACCGTGACGCTCGACGGCTCCGGGTCTGACGATTCGGACGGCGACAGTCTGAGTTACTCCTGGAGCGTGACCGACGACGCGGGCACGGGCGTGACGCTCTCCGACGCCTCCTCGGAGGGACCCTCGTTCACTGCACCCGACGTCGACGGTGATGAGACTCTGACGTTCCAAGTCCAGGTCTCCGACGGCCAGACGAGTGACACAGACACCGTCGAGGTGACGGTCCAGGACACCGACACCGACGATCCGGAACCGGCGGCCGACGTGACGGTCTCGCAGTCGGCTCAAGCGGCGTCGGTCGCGCCCGGTGAGACGGTGACGTTCGACGCGACGATATCCACGACGGCCGCCAACGCGCCAGCCCTCGACGTGACGCTACCAGCCGGTTGGTCGATCCAGAGCCAGTCCGCGCAGGGGCCAGCAACGTTCAAGCCCTCCACTCAGGAGTGGGTGTGGCTCGCCGGCGGTGACTATACCGTCACCTACACGGTGGCCGTGCCCTCCGATGCGACCGACGGTCAATACACGGTCACCGCCGATGGATCGGCTGTGAACCAGGCCACCGACAAGTTCGTCACCGACTCGACGACGACGTCGGTGACCGTCCAGACGCAGCCAACGAACCAGCCGCCATCGGCGGCGTTCACTGCGTCGCCGACCGATCCCGAAGTCGGCCAGTCGGTGAGCTTCGACGCGTCGGCCTCGAACGACCCCGACGGCTCGATCCAGAGCTACGAGTGGGACTTCGACGGCGACGGAACGGTCGACGCGACCGGTGAGTCAGGGACGTACGCCTATGTCTCCGCCGGTGACTACGACGTCACTCTCACGGTCACCGACGACGACGGCGCGACCGCCAGCACCACGCAGACGGTGACGGTCTCCGAGATGCCCGACTCCGATCTGTCGACCGCGGTGTCGCTGTCGCCCGACGAGGATCTGATCGCCGTGAACGGCGCTAGCACGTTCGACGTGGTGGTCGAGGACGCCGACGGCGGCGTCGGCGTGTACTCGCTGTCGCTCTCGGTCGACGACGACTCTACCGCCACGATTACGGACGTCTCGGTCGACGACGACGCGACGACTGACATCCAAATCGCCCCCGACAACGCCTCGGCGACCGTCGAGGTCGCACTGCTCGACACCGAACAGAACGGTTCCGTCACCGTCGCGAACGTGACGGTCGCCGGTCAGTCCGCGGGGACGACGGACCTCGAACTCGACGTGGCCGCGCTCGGAACCGAGTCCGGACAGGCCTACAACGTCACCGCGACGAACGGCGCCTCAATCACCGTCTCCGAACTCGTGGTCGGTAACTCGAAGGCACCCGCACAGGACCCCGACGGCGACGGAGCCCACGAGGACGTGGACGGCGACGGGGATGTCGATGTGCTCGACGTCCAGGTGCTGTTCGTCGAGCGCAACAGCGCCGTCGTGCAGAACTCCCCGGACGCCTTCGACTTCAACGGCGACGGCGAGTTCGACATCCTCGACGTGCAGGCCCTGTTCTACCAGGAGATCGTCCTCTGA
- a CDS encoding ICP22 family protein — protein MARTTHRRCVRLGALALALAVVLGAVSGVAAAAAATSVGVSVEATDVAAGETTAVDIVVEDADGGVGAVEATLTLSDPAVASVADVRFHGNPGLTDVSERDDGVELSAALADTADTGRVTVATVVLSADGAGETAVDVDVESLGDEDGTAYTVDSVDRPTITVAADGSGSDGSGSSGAGGSQADATGSGDSLGDATDSGDAGGSGATPAASGDEASNDGSAASDGQNGDSAGTADTANEGAAGEGDEATDAPTTARTDDRTADERGREGVTDADGSTDRIALSGPGGASLAGPVGAVGVLVLATIALYRFRRS, from the coding sequence ATGGCTAGAACGACACACCGACGTTGCGTGCGACTGGGGGCGCTTGCCCTCGCGTTAGCCGTGGTTCTCGGCGCGGTGAGCGGCGTCGCGGCCGCCGCCGCCGCCACGAGCGTCGGGGTGTCCGTCGAGGCCACCGACGTCGCCGCCGGCGAAACCACGGCGGTCGACATCGTCGTCGAGGACGCCGACGGCGGCGTCGGCGCGGTGGAAGCCACGCTCACGCTTTCGGATCCGGCGGTCGCGTCCGTCGCGGACGTGAGGTTCCACGGGAACCCGGGGCTCACCGACGTGAGCGAGCGCGACGACGGCGTCGAACTGAGCGCCGCGCTCGCGGACACCGCAGACACCGGCCGCGTCACCGTCGCGACGGTCGTCCTCAGCGCTGACGGGGCGGGAGAGACGGCCGTCGACGTGGACGTCGAGTCCCTGGGAGACGAAGACGGAACGGCCTACACGGTCGACTCGGTCGACCGCCCGACGATCACCGTCGCGGCCGACGGCTCCGGTTCTGACGGCTCCGGCTCGTCCGGCGCCGGCGGTTCTCAGGCTGACGCAACGGGTTCCGGCGACTCCCTGGGTGACGCGACCGACTCCGGCGACGCCGGTGGCTCGGGCGCGACGCCCGCAGCGTCCGGTGACGAGGCCTCGAACGACGGTAGCGCCGCATCCGACGGTCAGAACGGCGACTCCGCCGGTACCGCCGACACCGCGAACGAGGGGGCCGCTGGTGAGGGCGACGAGGCGACGGACGCCCCCACGACCGCACGGACCGACGATCGGACCGCGGACGAGCGCGGACGGGAAGGCGTGACCGACGCCGACGGGAGCACCGATCGGATCGCCCTGTCCGGTCCCGGCGGGGCGTCGCTCGCGGGCCCCGTCGGTGCGGTCGGGGTCCTCGTGCTCGCGACGATCGCTCTCTATCGGTTCCGACGGTCCTGA
- a CDS encoding phosphopentomutase/phosphoglucosamine mutase — MELFGTAGIRGSARDRVTPELALAVGRAVGVDAVESAETGNAARRPAVVVGRDGRATGPALASAVEAGVESAGADVRRIGVAPTPALAYASQSRHGVMLTASHNPPTDNGIKIFVDGEEYDRERERGVETRVANDHSPAAWDEWGEAEGIDVLPAYRAAVVDYAEAHGADATGLDVAVDLGNGTGALGTPQVLRELGARVVTLNGQVDGHFPGRESKPTPETLSDLREFVREGDFAFGIGHDGDADRIVIVDGDGDVVHEDTVVAILASHFVRAADAADPVVVTTPNASGRIDERVRDAGGRVERVRLGALHEGIAAVRADGGDVVFAAEPWKHIHPDHGGWIDGIASAAVLTRLVAAEGLAGLRGPITERPYRKVSVDCPDGRKADVMTRLETALPEAFPEASVDTEYGVRLEFDDGSWTLVRPSGTEPYVRVYAEADDVDAFVASVTEVVAGAVDGDPAGTVDGDD; from the coding sequence ATGGAACTCTTCGGAACCGCGGGCATCCGCGGCTCTGCGCGCGACCGCGTGACGCCCGAACTCGCGCTCGCCGTCGGGCGGGCGGTCGGCGTCGACGCGGTCGAGTCGGCGGAGACGGGCAACGCCGCGCGACGGCCGGCGGTCGTCGTGGGGCGCGACGGTCGGGCGACGGGACCGGCGCTCGCGTCGGCCGTGGAGGCGGGCGTCGAGTCCGCCGGCGCGGACGTCCGCCGGATCGGCGTCGCTCCCACGCCGGCGCTCGCGTACGCCTCGCAGAGCCGTCACGGCGTGATGCTCACCGCCTCGCACAACCCCCCGACCGACAACGGGATCAAAATCTTCGTCGACGGCGAGGAGTACGACCGGGAGCGCGAGCGGGGCGTCGAGACCCGCGTCGCGAACGATCACTCGCCAGCCGCGTGGGACGAGTGGGGGGAGGCCGAAGGGATCGACGTGCTCCCCGCCTACCGCGCGGCGGTCGTCGACTACGCGGAGGCCCACGGCGCGGACGCGACGGGGCTCGACGTCGCGGTCGACCTCGGCAACGGGACGGGCGCGCTCGGGACGCCGCAGGTGCTCCGCGAACTCGGCGCGCGGGTCGTCACGCTCAACGGACAGGTCGACGGGCACTTCCCCGGCCGGGAGTCGAAACCGACGCCGGAGACGCTTTCGGACCTCCGGGAGTTCGTCCGCGAGGGCGACTTCGCGTTCGGCATCGGCCACGACGGCGACGCCGACCGGATCGTGATCGTCGACGGCGACGGCGACGTCGTCCACGAAGACACCGTCGTCGCGATCCTGGCGTCGCACTTCGTCCGGGCGGCGGACGCGGCGGACCCCGTCGTCGTGACGACGCCGAACGCTTCGGGCCGGATCGACGAGCGGGTCCGCGACGCCGGCGGCCGCGTCGAGCGGGTCCGTCTCGGCGCGCTTCACGAGGGCATCGCCGCCGTGCGGGCCGACGGCGGCGACGTCGTCTTCGCCGCCGAACCGTGGAAGCACATCCACCCGGACCACGGCGGCTGGATCGACGGGATCGCGTCGGCGGCCGTGCTGACGCGCCTCGTGGCGGCCGAGGGGCTCGCCGGCCTCCGCGGTCCGATCACCGAACGGCCCTACCGGAAGGTGAGCGTCGACTGCCCCGACGGCCGCAAGGCCGACGTGATGACTCGTCTGGAGACGGCGCTCCCCGAGGCGTTCCCCGAGGCGAGCGTCGACACGGAGTACGGGGTCCGACTGGAGTTCGACGACGGCTCGTGGACGCTGGTCCGGCCCTCCGGGACGGAGCCGTACGTCCGGGTGTACGCCGAGGCTGACGACGTCGACGCGTTCGTGGCGTCGGTCACCGAAGTCGTCGCCGGCGCGGTCGACGGCGACCCCGCCGGCACAGTCGACGGCGACGACTGA
- a CDS encoding BMP family lipoprotein: protein MDRRTFVKATGVAGIAGLAGCSGGPTGGSDGDTATETETSGGDGSGDSGGEETTTEPSDDGPAANVGMVYATGGLGDGSFNDQAQQGALEAEEELGVSFNEAQPDEVAQFSTFQQQFAQSTDPDYDLVCCIGFLQADALSETAADYPDQNFMLVDSVVDASNVDNYVFAEHEGSYLAGLMASLLTTRDFSAGAGSTAGDSTNVGFVGGVESDLIRKFEAGFVAGVEAGSDDVDVSTNYTGSFNDPAAGKEAATAMYNSGADIVYHAAGNTGTGVFQAAQEQEKFAIGVDRDQSITKPSYADVILGSMVKRVDTAVYTSIESVVEGNFEGGDTIELGLDQEGVALVYGDQLGSEIPDDVADEVATAREDIIAGDIDVPSTPQ, encoded by the coding sequence ATGGATAGACGTACATTCGTGAAGGCGACGGGCGTTGCGGGAATCGCGGGACTGGCGGGTTGCAGCGGCGGACCGACCGGCGGATCGGACGGCGACACGGCCACGGAGACCGAAACCAGCGGCGGCGACGGCTCGGGCGACTCCGGCGGCGAGGAGACGACGACGGAGCCGAGCGACGACGGTCCGGCGGCCAACGTCGGGATGGTCTACGCCACGGGCGGGCTCGGCGACGGGTCGTTCAACGACCAGGCCCAGCAGGGGGCGCTCGAAGCCGAGGAGGAACTCGGCGTCTCGTTCAACGAGGCCCAGCCCGACGAGGTCGCACAGTTCAGCACGTTCCAGCAGCAGTTCGCGCAGTCGACCGATCCGGACTACGACCTGGTCTGCTGTATCGGCTTCCTCCAGGCCGACGCGCTGTCGGAGACCGCGGCCGACTACCCCGACCAGAACTTCATGCTCGTCGACTCGGTGGTCGACGCATCGAACGTGGACAACTACGTGTTCGCCGAGCACGAGGGCTCCTACCTCGCGGGCCTGATGGCCAGCCTCCTCACCACGCGGGACTTCTCCGCCGGGGCGGGATCGACGGCGGGCGACTCGACGAACGTCGGGTTCGTCGGCGGCGTCGAGTCCGACCTGATCCGGAAGTTCGAGGCCGGGTTCGTCGCGGGCGTCGAGGCCGGCAGCGACGACGTCGACGTGAGCACGAACTACACCGGGAGCTTCAACGACCCCGCCGCGGGGAAGGAGGCGGCCACGGCGATGTACAACAGCGGCGCCGACATCGTCTATCACGCCGCCGGGAACACCGGGACGGGCGTCTTCCAGGCCGCCCAGGAGCAGGAGAAGTTCGCCATCGGCGTCGACCGCGACCAGTCGATCACGAAGCCCTCCTACGCCGACGTCATCCTCGGGAGTATGGTCAAGCGCGTGGACACGGCCGTCTACACCTCCATCGAGTCGGTCGTCGAGGGCAACTTCGAGGGCGGCGACACCATCGAACTCGGCCTCGATCAGGAGGGCGTCGCGCTGGTCTACGGCGACCAGCTGGGCTCGGAGATCCCCGACGACGTCGCCGATGAGGTCGCGACCGCGCGCGAGGACATCATCGCGGGCGACATCGACGTGCCGTCGACGCCGCAGTAG